One genomic region from Leptolyngbyaceae cyanobacterium JSC-12 encodes:
- a CDS encoding putative RAMP superfamily protein probably involved in DNA repair (IMG reference gene:2510097272~PFAM: RAMP superfamily) yields MVQLRELPQTSQNSLSLTALIDSALCVGAGGSTGSLADKPIVRLADGRLLIPGSQLKGRLRHECEKLARALGWPVCESPVAETMCPQIGRDNPAFQRADYLIAGKTFAEGEPQHHCIICQIFGNPALPSRLIVDDLLCLEDPATLPEVLRPGVTINRRRRTAEDQKLYFLETSPVNVQLPFVGQLHFQSDCPPYARALVLAALHHIHALGGSKSAGLGWLTWKIGDTEIDPRAWELLKVGGAS; encoded by the coding sequence ATGGTACAGTTACGCGAGTTGCCTCAAACCTCCCAAAATTCCCTATCGCTAACCGCTCTGATTGACAGTGCTCTCTGTGTCGGAGCAGGCGGTTCTACTGGCTCACTGGCCGATAAACCCATTGTTCGCTTGGCTGATGGGCGGTTGCTGATTCCTGGCTCGCAACTGAAAGGTCGCCTGCGCCATGAGTGCGAAAAACTGGCACGAGCCTTGGGCTGGCCCGTCTGCGAATCTCCCGTAGCAGAAACCATGTGTCCCCAAATTGGGCGGGATAACCCAGCGTTTCAGCGAGCAGATTACCTTATTGCAGGCAAGACCTTTGCTGAGGGTGAGCCGCAGCATCACTGCATCATCTGCCAGATCTTTGGCAATCCCGCATTGCCGTCGCGCCTGATCGTGGATGACCTTCTTTGCCTGGAAGATCCCGCGACCTTGCCTGAAGTTTTGCGTCCGGGGGTGACTATCAATCGCCGTCGTCGCACCGCCGAAGACCAGAAGCTGTACTTTTTAGAAACCTCACCGGTCAATGTGCAACTACCGTTTGTCGGCCAGCTCCACTTCCAGTCGGACTGTCCACCCTATGCCAGGGCACTGGTGCTGGCCGCCCTCCATCATATTCATGCCTTGGGCGGCAGCAAGTCGGCTGGTTTGGGCTGGCTGACGTGGAAAATTGGTGACACTGAAATTGATCCGAGGGCCTGGGAATTGCTGAAGGTAGGGGGTGCTTCATGA
- a CDS encoding CRISPR-associated protein (IMG reference gene:2510097269~PFAM: RAMP superfamily~TIGRFAM: CRISPR-associated protein) codes for MFPKHIACVPNSRKALAPYNFVELPDKIVEAQPLPEGDRYHRDRYTGKIECTLTTESPLYTRCGLTLDEFKQGKESKDLPDFFYITNKLKPVIPGSSIRGMLRTLVEIVSFGKIDRVSGKQKFFFRAVAAKKDDPLATPYKTCLKNVKAGYLVKRNDGWYIHPAKTVGDDSFVWVKEKKVVDSFPDFIPMTDIRYRPQYVVNIGFGDIVTRNGRRFAIHISPRPNGQEYIGVLVTSGNMSEGSDDPKSTSRKNHCLVREPDTEAELIKINDTAIQDYCSSLTDFQKQSPPFKEDLGVLEKGRCIFYCQPGQKGGEVTLFGQSPNFRIAYSPQKNGRAASAEDFIPESLKDSKTIDFADAIFGFVRDKKQEEGSIQAIPGRVFISDAMCQQSDSKDIWLSNNPIVPKILSGPKPTTFQHYLVQTETDKPKLKHYGSKPVEKTVIRGHKLYWHKGKKPAITLENPEEVSDTQKTQIKPIKPGVSFQFTIYFENLSDVELGALLWVLDLAQDEKYRLSLGMGKPLGMGAVKITHQLYLNQRKNRYEGLFSDDQWLTGYSAQADSAQPYIDAFDDFIRKEIGATESSLKEVRRIKMLLAMLSWDEAPSPDQTRYLEIECDPTKTACISQPKQSKNTANEYAARPVLPTPLQVIGWENCNDKDNNPNRGNSGGGNSPKPNSPKSGKGNSSSSTREKSSSGGTGKTSIAAAFERATQRPKRP; via the coding sequence ATGTTTCCCAAACACATTGCCTGCGTCCCCAACTCTCGTAAAGCTCTTGCTCCCTACAACTTTGTCGAACTACCTGACAAGATTGTTGAGGCTCAACCCCTGCCTGAAGGCGATCGCTATCACCGCGATCGCTACACCGGAAAAATTGAATGCACCCTCACCACTGAATCGCCTCTTTATACTCGTTGCGGATTAACCCTGGATGAATTCAAACAGGGTAAAGAATCAAAAGACTTACCGGATTTTTTCTATATTACTAACAAATTAAAGCCCGTAATTCCAGGTAGTAGCATCCGTGGTATGTTGCGTACCTTGGTTGAAATTGTAAGTTTTGGCAAGATTGACCGGGTATCTGGGAAACAAAAGTTCTTCTTTCGTGCCGTTGCTGCCAAGAAAGATGATCCGCTGGCAACGCCTTACAAGACATGTCTCAAAAATGTCAAGGCTGGTTATCTAGTTAAACGGAATGATGGATGGTACATTCATCCTGCAAAAACGGTCGGTGATGATTCATTTGTTTGGGTTAAAGAAAAGAAAGTAGTTGATAGCTTTCCTGACTTTATCCCCATGACCGATATTAGATATCGGCCTCAGTACGTTGTAAACATAGGCTTTGGAGATATTGTCACTAGAAATGGTCGTCGCTTTGCTATACACATCAGTCCAAGGCCCAATGGACAGGAATATATTGGCGTACTTGTCACGAGTGGCAATATGTCAGAGGGAAGTGACGATCCCAAAAGTACGAGTCGAAAAAACCACTGCCTTGTTCGTGAACCTGATACAGAGGCTGAATTGATCAAGATCAATGACACTGCTATTCAAGATTACTGTAGTTCTCTAACAGATTTTCAGAAGCAATCCCCCCCATTCAAAGAAGATCTCGGAGTTTTGGAGAAGGGGCGCTGCATATTTTACTGTCAACCAGGGCAGAAGGGAGGAGAAGTTACACTTTTTGGTCAGAGTCCGAACTTTCGGATTGCTTATTCTCCTCAGAAAAATGGAAGAGCTGCTTCAGCAGAGGATTTTATTCCCGAATCACTAAAGGATTCCAAAACTATTGATTTTGCTGATGCTATCTTTGGTTTTGTCCGAGATAAGAAACAAGAGGAAGGCTCTATTCAAGCTATTCCAGGTCGTGTTTTTATCTCAGATGCTATGTGTCAGCAAAGCGATAGTAAGGATATTTGGTTGTCTAATAACCCGATTGTGCCCAAGATTCTCTCAGGGCCGAAACCTACGACATTTCAGCATTACTTAGTGCAAACTGAAACTGATAAACCGAAACTGAAGCATTATGGTAGTAAGCCAGTCGAAAAGACTGTTATCCGGGGACATAAACTCTACTGGCATAAGGGCAAAAAACCAGCCATTACACTTGAGAACCCTGAAGAAGTTTCTGATACTCAAAAAACACAGATTAAGCCAATTAAGCCAGGTGTTAGTTTTCAGTTCACAATTTATTTTGAAAATCTGAGCGATGTAGAACTGGGAGCGTTGTTATGGGTATTAGATCTTGCCCAAGATGAGAAGTATCGACTCTCTTTGGGAATGGGCAAACCGTTGGGCATGGGAGCCGTCAAAATTACGCATCAACTGTATCTGAATCAGCGCAAAAATCGGTACGAAGGGCTATTTTCTGATGATCAGTGGTTGACAGGTTATTCTGCTCAGGCTGATTCAGCACAGCCCTATATTGATGCGTTTGATGATTTTATTCGTAAAGAAATTGGTGCAACGGAATCTTCTCTTAAGGAAGTGCGACGCATCAAAATGCTGCTGGCAATGCTGAGTTGGGATGAAGCTCCGTCACCTGATCAGACTCGTTATCTGGAAATTGAGTGCGATCCAACCAAAACTGCATGTATCTCGCAACCCAAGCAAAGCAAAAATACAGCGAATGAGTATGCCGCTCGCCCCGTATTACCCACACCATTGCAAGTGATCGGTTGGGAAAATTGCAACGATAAAGATAACAATCCCAACCGAGGCAATTCCGGCGGGGGCAACTCACCCAAACCCAATTCACCCAAATCAGGCAAGGGTAATTCCTCTTCGTCTACACGGGAAAAATCCTCCTCTGGTGGAACCGGGAAAACCAGCATAGCTGCCGCCTTTGAACGGGCAACTCAGCGACCAAAGCGTCCGTGA
- a CDS encoding hypothetical protein (IMG reference gene:2510097271) — MLPFVAVPSTIAQEFGKYRDLFCRGAGFEQVSRYVTGLLLSENKTLQGIAGQWVAGGEVGGRRAMHAAVFEAGWRSSELMSHHRAVIAKEHQGRGREVISLDWTLSHHDWGKQIFGVKRSYDYVEHRMSCFQTVVTATIANRHLIDGIDVVVQFPDFSVAEREYLKVTAKSHYDDLDQVRERLIEMLHYHKNRLEYRKRTEIAVEIVRQVEAEGQFPTADYAFDNGVLTVELTTMIESAGKHWVSEVESSRNILWNDQWQRVDAIGLELRIHHPESFRPIQVTCRNGETKPIWAFTKVVRLKKFGRKRLVIVHEQADLQDPPRFLLTDALHWESGRVMQTWSYRWSCEVFHEVSKQHTGLESAQVRNEEAVNRHFRLSCVAQSILQRTACSGAQSERFEFAQGKQTVGQKLYTLTRQAFDDLLQFIVTRCSHGHTNEQILQALLPS, encoded by the coding sequence ATGCTGCCCTTTGTCGCTGTGCCATCGACGATTGCTCAAGAGTTTGGGAAATATCGAGACCTGTTCTGCCGAGGCGCAGGCTTTGAGCAGGTGAGTCGCTATGTGACCGGATTGCTGTTGAGTGAGAACAAAACCTTGCAAGGGATTGCCGGACAATGGGTAGCAGGTGGGGAGGTCGGCGGACGAAGAGCGATGCACGCAGCGGTGTTTGAGGCGGGCTGGAGGAGTTCAGAGTTAATGTCCCATCATCGTGCTGTGATAGCCAAAGAGCATCAGGGGCGAGGGCGAGAAGTCATCAGTCTGGATTGGACGCTCAGCCATCACGATTGGGGCAAGCAGATCTTTGGGGTGAAGCGATCCTATGATTATGTGGAACATCGGATGAGTTGCTTTCAAACGGTGGTGACGGCGACGATTGCGAACCGCCACCTAATTGATGGGATTGACGTGGTGGTGCAGTTTCCAGATTTTTCAGTGGCAGAACGGGAGTATCTGAAGGTGACGGCAAAATCCCACTATGACGATTTAGACCAAGTGCGAGAACGACTGATTGAGATGTTGCATTATCACAAGAATCGATTGGAGTATCGCAAACGCACCGAGATTGCCGTCGAGATTGTGCGCCAAGTGGAAGCGGAAGGACAATTTCCCACCGCCGATTATGCGTTTGACAATGGGGTGTTGACTGTTGAGTTAACCACCATGATTGAGTCCGCAGGAAAACACTGGGTGAGTGAAGTTGAAAGTTCTCGCAACATCTTGTGGAATGACCAATGGCAACGGGTAGATGCGATTGGTTTAGAACTCAGAATCCATCACCCAGAGAGCTTTCGCCCGATTCAAGTCACTTGCCGCAACGGCGAAACGAAACCGATTTGGGCATTTACCAAAGTCGTGCGCCTCAAGAAGTTTGGACGCAAGCGATTGGTCATCGTCCACGAGCAAGCAGATTTACAAGACCCACCTCGCTTCCTGCTCACCGATGCGTTGCATTGGGAAAGTGGGCGAGTCATGCAGACTTGGAGTTATCGATGGTCCTGCGAGGTCTTTCATGAGGTGAGCAAACAGCACACCGGGCTAGAGTCGGCTCAGGTGCGGAACGAGGAAGCGGTCAACCGTCACTTCCGTCTTAGTTGCGTGGCGCAGTCGATTCTGCAACGGACTGCCTGTTCTGGCGCACAATCTGAACGATTTGAGTTTGCTCAAGGCAAGCAAACGGTGGGACAGAAGCTCTATACCCTCACTCGTCAAGCCTTTGATGATTTGCTGCAATTCATTGTGACGCGATGTTCTCACGGACATACAAATGAACAGATTTTACAAGCTCTCCTCCCCAGTTGA
- a CDS encoding CRISPR-associated RAMP protein, Csx10 family (IMG reference gene:2510097273~PFAM: RAMP superfamily~TIGRFAM: CRISPR-associated RAMP protein, Csx10 family) — MKEIQLTIKALSPLAIGTRKPGGSVSEAQDYIPGSVIRGAIAAQILQYPGVDQAQPGGDFQRLFLDDGAAIFSNAYPTIKNRQGDLLPVRLLPATAVSSKSNPGFRTGNSDNHGVFDTLIDRFCAEGHHHLYDPNCPQDGGRVEPYGGFYTVATGDDGKTIYSSQKVETRLLTRVGINRRRATAQEDILYSIEVISETRKKGEQDTLFSGTVRLADETLASVLTDFINAQSQSLRLGGSTSRGLGKVEITAQLQDCTVEVEHRIKQFNQQLHKRWYAWDVFGKPQNSPLENRRFFSLDLQSDAILTDQWRRTMVISPEMLCQETGVTDPDLELHASYSSYDYRSGWNAAWGLMKDVELVTKRGSVYLFSTPQIDQWLPALESLEQRGVGDRTCEGFGQIRVCDEFHTIFREEAK, encoded by the coding sequence ATGAAAGAGATTCAGTTAACCATCAAAGCGTTATCGCCGCTGGCGATCGGGACGCGCAAGCCGGGTGGTTCCGTGAGTGAGGCTCAGGACTACATTCCGGGTTCGGTGATTCGGGGGGCGATCGCCGCTCAGATTTTGCAATATCCCGGCGTGGATCAAGCTCAACCCGGTGGGGACTTTCAACGGTTATTCCTGGACGACGGTGCGGCTATTTTCAGCAACGCCTACCCCACTATCAAAAATCGCCAAGGAGACCTCTTACCGGTTCGTCTCCTGCCAGCCACTGCCGTCAGTTCCAAGAGCAACCCAGGATTCCGTACTGGCAATTCAGACAATCATGGTGTGTTTGACACCCTAATTGATCGCTTCTGTGCCGAAGGACATCACCACTTGTACGACCCCAACTGCCCCCAGGATGGTGGACGGGTTGAACCCTATGGTGGCTTCTACACCGTTGCAACAGGTGACGATGGAAAAACGATATACTCCTCGCAGAAAGTGGAGACTCGACTGCTAACTCGCGTTGGCATTAACCGAAGACGAGCCACCGCTCAGGAAGATATCCTTTACAGCATCGAAGTCATCAGCGAAACTCGGAAAAAAGGCGAACAAGATACGCTCTTCTCTGGTACTGTTCGCCTCGCAGACGAAACGTTAGCCAGCGTACTGACGGATTTCATCAATGCTCAGTCTCAGTCTTTGAGACTGGGCGGCTCTACCTCCAGAGGCTTGGGCAAAGTGGAGATAACTGCCCAATTGCAGGACTGCACTGTTGAGGTTGAACATCGCATTAAGCAATTCAATCAACAGTTGCATAAGCGCTGGTACGCATGGGACGTATTCGGCAAACCCCAGAATTCCCCGTTGGAAAATCGCCGTTTCTTCAGCCTCGATCTGCAATCAGACGCAATTTTGACGGATCAGTGGCGGCGCACAATGGTCATCTCTCCAGAGATGCTCTGTCAGGAAACGGGGGTAACTGATCCTGATTTAGAACTCCATGCTAGCTACAGCAGTTACGACTATCGTTCTGGCTGGAATGCTGCCTGGGGCTTGATGAAAGATGTGGAATTGGTGACTAAGCGTGGATCGGTCTACCTGTTCAGCACACCCCAGATCGATCAGTGGCTACCGGCCCTGGAGAGCCTAGAGCAACGGGGTGTGGGCGATCGCACCTGCGAAGGCTTTGGACAAATCCGCGTTTGCGATGAATTTCACACTATTTTTCGGGAGGAAGCCAAGTGA